A window from Pyrococcus kukulkanii encodes these proteins:
- a CDS encoding class II SORL domain-containing protein: MLKDTIKSGDWKGEKHVPVIEYSREGDFVKVEVSVGKEIPHPNTPEHHIAWIELYFHPEGENFPIMVGRVAFTAHNDPLTEPRAVFYIKTNKKGKLYALSYCNIHGLWENEVTLE; this comes from the coding sequence ATGTTAAAGGACACCATAAAAAGTGGAGATTGGAAAGGGGAAAAGCACGTTCCAGTTATAGAGTATTCGAGAGAAGGGGACTTTGTCAAAGTAGAAGTCTCAGTTGGAAAGGAAATCCCCCACCCAAATACTCCAGAGCACCACATAGCCTGGATAGAGTTATACTTCCATCCAGAGGGAGAAAACTTCCCAATAATGGTGGGTAGGGTTGCATTTACAGCCCATAATGATCCACTAACAGAGCCAAGGGCGGTGTTCTATATTAAGACTAATAAAAAAGGCAAGCTCTATGCCCTAAGTTACTGTAATATCCACGGCCTCTGGGAGAATGAGGTTACCCTTGAATGA
- a CDS encoding DUF835 domain-containing protein, with protein MVVLDISILLGVFLLTFYVILFYEYYRRKERVLLYFSLAFLSLSVGCLVNGITHLASLSVFVSFFWVGTIEMLSPGIMTKYSEDLKYLSLVPVVVYLYFSVYNPIIVLIIDAVMMVVSAFLVYTESESPKLVPFLILLFSILTFGLMSYPNLIFKVQVIIAIILGYLITVDTLKVTIPAVVKERVPLRPGVLFMTEVPNKILKTALVFSRNPGNENNERWFWITKVQKGSRTIEPTNLVKILNLSVKYLEQGGIVVIDGFEYLVLENGFESIVKFLAHLRDYALLYASTVIVVSDLTNFPERERNLILRVVGEEI; from the coding sequence ATGGTGGTCCTTGACATTTCAATATTATTGGGAGTTTTTTTATTAACTTTCTATGTCATTCTTTTCTATGAGTATTATAGAAGGAAAGAAAGGGTCTTATTGTACTTTTCTTTAGCTTTCCTTTCTTTAAGCGTCGGATGTCTCGTTAATGGAATAACTCATTTAGCGAGCTTATCCGTTTTCGTATCATTCTTTTGGGTAGGAACGATTGAGATGCTATCCCCTGGAATAATGACTAAATATTCAGAGGACCTTAAGTACCTCAGCTTAGTTCCAGTCGTTGTTTACTTGTATTTTTCAGTATATAATCCAATTATAGTCTTGATTATAGATGCAGTGATGATGGTGGTCTCCGCCTTCCTGGTATATACGGAAAGTGAGAGCCCTAAGTTAGTTCCCTTCTTAATTCTCCTATTTTCGATACTAACTTTCGGCTTGATGTCTTATCCGAACTTAATATTCAAAGTCCAGGTAATTATAGCAATAATCCTTGGATACTTAATAACTGTGGATACACTAAAGGTTACCATACCTGCTGTTGTTAAGGAAAGAGTTCCTCTTAGGCCAGGTGTTCTTTTTATGACTGAAGTACCAAATAAGATACTTAAGACTGCCCTCGTGTTTTCCAGAAATCCCGGAAATGAGAATAATGAAAGATGGTTCTGGATAACAAAGGTGCAAAAGGGTTCTAGGACTATTGAACCAACAAACCTGGTGAAGATATTAAACCTCTCTGTCAAGTATCTTGAGCAGGGAGGAATAGTGGTTATCGATGGGTTTGAGTATCTTGTATTGGAAAATGGGTTTGAATCAATCGTGAAATTTTTGGCCCATCTTAGGGATTATGCCCTTCTATATGCTTCAACTGTTATAGTTGTTAGTGACCTCACTAATTTCCCAGAAAGAGAAAGAAATCTAATATTGAGAGTTGTTGGTGAGGAGATATGA
- a CDS encoding [protein ADP-ribosylglutamate] hydrolase, whose product MKVVKGDITKFRAEAIVNAANKYLEHGGGVAYAIAKAAAGDVYEYIRISKEEMRKQIGRDYIEHGEVVVTPPLRLAKNGVKYVIHTVGPYCGGKWDEDKKNKLKLAILGALKKADELGVKTIAFPAISAGIYGCPLEEVIKTFKEVVDEFIKKSKSVKEVFLVLYSEEDYNRATKVLEV is encoded by the coding sequence ATGAAGGTTGTAAAAGGGGATATTACGAAATTTAGGGCTGAAGCAATTGTCAATGCAGCCAACAAATACCTCGAGCATGGAGGCGGAGTTGCTTATGCAATTGCAAAGGCCGCCGCAGGGGATGTTTATGAGTACATACGAATAAGTAAAGAAGAAATGAGAAAGCAAATTGGGAGAGATTATATCGAACATGGAGAAGTTGTTGTGACACCCCCACTTAGACTTGCCAAAAATGGAGTTAAATATGTTATCCACACTGTTGGCCCATATTGTGGAGGAAAATGGGATGAAGACAAAAAGAATAAATTAAAACTCGCAATCCTCGGAGCGCTTAAAAAGGCTGACGAATTAGGGGTTAAAACAATAGCATTTCCCGCTATAAGCGCCGGGATATATGGCTGTCCACTTGAAGAAGTTATTAAGACATTTAAGGAGGTAGTTGATGAATTCATAAAGAAATCGAAGAGTGTTAAAGAGGTTTTCTTGGTGCTTTACTCGGAGGAAGATTATAACAGGGCAACAAAAGTTCTGGAGGTATGA
- the malP gene encoding maltodextrin phosphorylase, with translation MKVDTTIKEKILEKLPENLSMLADLAYNYWWSWDHKAMKLWQKIDEEHWREYKNPVKLLLEIPESRLKELSKDDSFLDLYELVVERFESYMNQGTTWFSTNYPHWDKPIVYLCMEYGISKSLPIYSGGLGILAGDHLKTASDLGLPLIAVGLLYKHGYFRQEIDKDGGQIEIFPEYNIKEMPIRQVFTNDGKPLLINVPIEDRIIKARVFLVKVGRVDLYLLDTDVPENSEEDRKVCDYLYNAEPDKRIKQEILLGIGGMRLLKALEIEPGVIHLNEGHPAFANFERIRWFMEKGLSFEEALEITRGTSVFTTHTPVPAGHDVFPVDFVREKLAKFFEGLPAEKFLELGKANPSDPNFNMTILSIKTSNFVNGVSQLHAKVTREMWADLWKGVPLDEIPIEGITNGVHTATWVNENLAKLYDIYIGKIWREHVNLEGIWYAIERIPDEELWEAHLKAKRELIELIRRKIMRRNERLGLDEPLPDIDENALIIGFARRFATYKRAVLLLTDLERLKKIVNNPKRPVYIVFGGKAHPRDEAGKEFLRRVYEVSQMPEFKGKIILIENYDMGSARLFVSGVDVWLNTPRRPLEASGTSGMKAGLNGVINLSIFDGWWVEGYNGRNGWVIGDTSTEPETEADDYWDAMSLYDILENVVVPMYYENRDAWIRMMKESIKSIAPRFSTHRMVKDYVTKFYSKAMELGIYLSRDEFRWAKELARWKEKIRAEWDKVEIEDVKINEHVVEVTINLGNLKPEDVRVELYYGIKGEGFKVLKPHIVELRKAKDLGNGRYIYTYMGKALKNIEDPCWHYAVRVYAYHPMMPGKFLLGGYIKWKGVKN, from the coding sequence ATGAAGGTTGATACTACAATCAAGGAGAAAATTCTAGAAAAGCTTCCAGAGAATCTATCAATGCTCGCCGATTTAGCTTATAATTACTGGTGGAGTTGGGATCATAAGGCGATGAAACTATGGCAGAAAATTGATGAGGAACACTGGAGGGAATATAAAAACCCAGTCAAATTGTTATTAGAGATCCCTGAATCGAGACTAAAAGAGCTTTCTAAGGATGATTCCTTCCTTGACTTATATGAGCTGGTGGTTGAGAGATTTGAGAGTTATATGAACCAGGGGACTACCTGGTTCTCGACAAATTACCCACATTGGGACAAACCTATAGTTTACCTATGTATGGAGTATGGGATAAGTAAGAGCCTACCAATATATTCTGGTGGGCTTGGGATACTTGCAGGGGATCATCTAAAGACGGCAAGCGATTTGGGATTACCTCTTATTGCAGTGGGTCTCCTTTACAAACACGGCTACTTTAGGCAAGAGATAGATAAAGATGGGGGACAGATAGAAATTTTCCCAGAATATAACATTAAAGAAATGCCAATAAGGCAAGTATTCACTAATGATGGAAAACCTCTCTTAATTAATGTCCCAATAGAGGACAGGATCATTAAAGCGAGGGTTTTCTTAGTGAAAGTTGGGAGAGTCGATCTGTATCTCCTTGATACGGACGTTCCAGAAAACTCTGAAGAGGACAGGAAGGTCTGTGACTACTTATATAATGCTGAGCCCGATAAGAGGATAAAGCAGGAGATCCTTCTCGGTATTGGTGGAATGAGACTCCTCAAGGCTTTGGAAATAGAGCCTGGGGTTATCCACCTAAATGAAGGTCATCCAGCATTTGCTAACTTTGAAAGGATAAGATGGTTCATGGAAAAGGGACTCAGCTTTGAGGAGGCCCTAGAGATCACGAGGGGAACGAGCGTATTTACAACTCATACGCCCGTTCCTGCTGGCCACGACGTGTTCCCTGTAGATTTCGTTAGGGAAAAGCTTGCAAAGTTCTTTGAGGGTCTACCCGCTGAGAAGTTCCTCGAGCTTGGAAAGGCAAATCCAAGTGATCCGAACTTTAACATGACGATCCTCTCGATAAAAACATCAAACTTCGTGAATGGCGTTAGTCAGTTACACGCCAAGGTCACGAGGGAAATGTGGGCAGATCTATGGAAGGGAGTGCCCCTTGATGAAATTCCAATTGAGGGGATAACGAATGGCGTCCATACTGCCACGTGGGTTAATGAGAACTTGGCGAAGCTCTACGACATATACATCGGTAAGATCTGGAGGGAGCACGTCAACCTTGAAGGTATATGGTATGCAATAGAGAGGATTCCTGATGAGGAGCTGTGGGAGGCTCATCTTAAGGCCAAGAGGGAGTTGATTGAGCTAATAAGGAGGAAGATAATGAGGAGGAATGAGAGGCTCGGTTTAGATGAGCCCCTTCCAGATATAGATGAAAACGCCCTTATAATAGGCTTCGCAAGGAGGTTCGCGACGTACAAGAGGGCTGTTCTGCTGTTAACTGACCTTGAGAGACTTAAGAAAATCGTGAACAATCCAAAGAGACCTGTCTACATCGTCTTCGGAGGAAAGGCTCATCCCAGGGATGAGGCCGGAAAGGAGTTCCTCAGGAGGGTTTATGAAGTCTCTCAAATGCCCGAGTTTAAGGGTAAAATAATACTCATAGAAAATTATGACATGGGCTCAGCGAGGCTTTTCGTTTCTGGAGTCGATGTCTGGCTTAACACTCCAAGGAGGCCACTAGAAGCAAGTGGGACGAGCGGAATGAAAGCAGGACTGAATGGTGTTATAAATCTGAGCATATTTGACGGTTGGTGGGTCGAAGGATACAACGGTAGGAATGGCTGGGTTATTGGAGATACAAGCACTGAACCAGAAACCGAAGCAGATGACTACTGGGATGCCATGAGCCTCTACGATATTCTGGAGAACGTTGTGGTTCCAATGTACTATGAGAACAGGGATGCATGGATAAGGATGATGAAGGAGAGCATAAAGAGCATTGCACCAAGGTTCAGCACGCACAGGATGGTTAAGGACTATGTGACTAAGTTCTACTCGAAGGCCATGGAACTTGGGATCTACCTAAGCAGGGATGAGTTCAGGTGGGCCAAGGAGCTCGCCAGGTGGAAGGAGAAAATTAGGGCTGAATGGGACAAGGTTGAGATTGAAGATGTTAAGATCAACGAGCACGTTGTTGAGGTCACAATAAATCTTGGAAACCTAAAGCCAGAAGATGTCAGGGTCGAGCTTTACTATGGAATTAAAGGGGAAGGATTCAAGGTACTCAAGCCCCACATAGTCGAACTTAGGAAAGCTAAGGATCTAGGGAATGGGAGGTATATCTACACCTACATGGGCAAGGCCCTTAAGAACATTGAAGATCCGTGCTGGCACTACGCCGTTAGGGTTTACGCTTATCACCCAATGATGCCGGGAAAGTTCCTACTAGGTGGATACATAAAATGGAAAGGAGTGAAGAACTGA
- a CDS encoding amidohydrolase family protein, producing MLLKNGLILYGESYEKVRADILIEGNEIVKIGRNLHADSDVVIDCSHSLVIPGLINAHTHSPMVLLRGLAEDVPLMEWLEKYIWPNERKLGKKEVYWGALLGLIEMARSGTTTFIDMYFHMDEVAKATLEVGLRGFLGYGMIDLDDERKRKIEIRETEKFRKFVVQQNSELVNFILAPHAPYTCSMECLKWVANKSREWNALVTIHLSETKGEVALIKEKYGKTPTEVLADAGLLNEKLIAAHGIWLEDKEVSLLSEKGSTVVHCPASNMKLGSGIINLRKLLDSGVNVALGTDGAASNNTLDMLREMRLASLLQKVVNLDPSIIKSVEIFRMATLNGAKALKLNAGVIKEGYLADIAVISLKKPNLLPTNDPLSSLIFSAKAEDVETLIVNGRIVILDGEFQTVDEDKVLDKFLGVL from the coding sequence GTGTTACTTAAAAATGGTTTGATTCTATACGGAGAAAGTTATGAGAAAGTGAGGGCTGATATCCTCATTGAAGGAAATGAGATAGTTAAAATTGGTAGAAACTTGCATGCTGATTCTGACGTTGTGATTGACTGTTCACATTCCCTGGTAATTCCTGGTCTTATAAATGCTCATACTCATTCTCCGATGGTTTTACTGAGGGGTTTAGCTGAAGATGTCCCTCTCATGGAATGGTTGGAGAAGTATATATGGCCAAATGAAAGGAAGCTTGGAAAAAAGGAAGTATATTGGGGGGCTCTCTTGGGTTTAATTGAGATGGCGAGGTCGGGGACTACAACATTCATCGACATGTACTTTCACATGGACGAAGTTGCGAAAGCTACTCTTGAAGTTGGTTTGAGAGGTTTCCTAGGGTACGGAATGATAGACCTTGATGATGAAAGGAAGAGAAAGATTGAGATCAGGGAAACAGAAAAATTCAGGAAATTCGTTGTCCAACAGAATTCAGAGCTTGTTAACTTTATTCTTGCCCCTCATGCTCCTTACACTTGTTCGATGGAATGCCTAAAATGGGTAGCTAACAAAAGTAGGGAATGGAATGCCCTAGTTACTATTCACCTTTCGGAGACTAAGGGCGAAGTTGCTCTCATAAAAGAAAAGTACGGGAAAACTCCAACGGAAGTCCTGGCTGATGCAGGTCTCTTAAATGAAAAATTGATAGCAGCGCATGGAATTTGGTTAGAAGATAAGGAGGTAAGTCTTCTGAGTGAAAAAGGCTCTACGGTTGTTCATTGTCCTGCCAGTAACATGAAGCTTGGTAGTGGGATCATTAACCTCAGGAAGTTGCTAGATAGTGGTGTCAACGTTGCTTTGGGAACAGATGGTGCGGCAAGTAATAACACACTAGACATGCTTCGGGAAATGAGACTAGCATCTCTACTTCAGAAAGTTGTGAATCTTGATCCCTCGATAATTAAAAGTGTTGAAATATTCAGAATGGCAACTCTTAATGGGGCAAAAGCCCTTAAATTAAATGCTGGAGTAATAAAAGAGGGATATCTTGCAGATATTGCGGTTATAAGTTTAAAAAAACCTAACCTTCTTCCAACGAATGATCCTTTAAGTTCCTTAATATTCTCTGCCAAGGCCGAAGATGTTGAGACCTTAATAGTTAACGGTAGGATAGTTATACTTGATGGTGAATTTCAAACTGTAGACGAGGATAAGGTTCTCGACAAGTTTCTGGGGGTTCTCTAA
- a CDS encoding rubredoxin, whose protein sequence is MAKWRCKICGYIYDEDEGGEENGIASGTKFEDLPRDWLCPLCGAPKDEFEKIE, encoded by the coding sequence ATGGCAAAGTGGAGATGCAAAATCTGTGGCTACATATATGACGAAGATGAAGGGGGCGAGGAGAACGGGATAGCCTCAGGAACAAAGTTTGAGGATCTCCCTAGGGATTGGCTCTGCCCTCTTTGTGGAGCACCAAAGGATGAATTTGAAAAGATAGAGTGA
- a CDS encoding dihydroorotate dehydrogenase, with product MLETEILGLKMKNPLILASGVVDMTPELLKRAHREGAGAVVTKSIGKEPRKGYENPTIVELPYGLINAMGLPNPGWEAFLEEFKKEKFGFPIIVSIFGGTPEEFAFLADKLQEVADAFELNLSCPHAKGYGMEIGQDPDNVYEVVKAVKDVTERPVIAKLTPNTNDIVKLGLAAEKAGADAVSAINTLKAIAIDIYAKRPILSNKVGGYSGPGVKPIALRAVYDLARALDIPIIGMGGITTWQDAIEFLLAGASALQIGTAVYLRGFSVFKEIAQGIENYLKEEGFKSVREIVGLALEV from the coding sequence ATGCTTGAGACTGAAATTTTAGGATTGAAAATGAAAAATCCGCTAATTTTAGCATCTGGGGTCGTTGACATGACTCCAGAACTGCTAAAAAGGGCACACAGAGAAGGAGCAGGAGCCGTTGTTACAAAGTCGATTGGGAAAGAGCCCAGAAAGGGCTATGAAAATCCAACAATAGTAGAACTTCCATATGGGCTAATAAACGCTATGGGTTTACCAAACCCGGGGTGGGAAGCATTCCTAGAGGAGTTCAAAAAAGAAAAGTTTGGCTTCCCAATAATAGTTTCTATATTCGGGGGTACCCCCGAAGAATTCGCTTTCCTTGCGGATAAGCTCCAAGAGGTTGCGGATGCATTTGAGTTAAACCTAAGTTGTCCCCATGCCAAAGGATACGGAATGGAAATAGGTCAAGACCCGGATAATGTGTATGAGGTAGTTAAGGCAGTAAAAGATGTTACAGAGAGACCTGTTATAGCGAAGTTAACTCCAAATACCAACGATATAGTAAAATTGGGCTTAGCAGCTGAAAAGGCAGGAGCAGATGCCGTCTCAGCTATAAATACCCTGAAAGCAATTGCCATAGATATCTATGCCAAGAGGCCAATATTAAGTAACAAAGTCGGAGGCTATTCGGGACCTGGAGTCAAACCTATTGCCCTAAGGGCAGTTTACGATCTGGCGAGAGCGCTTGATATCCCAATCATAGGTATGGGAGGAATAACAACATGGCAAGATGCCATAGAATTCCTTCTTGCTGGAGCTTCAGCCCTACAAATAGGAACCGCTGTCTACCTAAGGGGGTTCTCCGTCTTCAAGGAAATCGCCCAGGGGATAGAAAACTACCTTAAGGAAGAGGGATTCAAGAGCGTTCGCGAGATTGTAGGACTTGCCTTAGAAGTTTAA
- a CDS encoding slipin family protein — protein MILSGDLFVIGIVLLFVLIFLASAIKIVKEYERAVIFRLGRVVGARGPGLFFIIPIFEKAVIVDLRTQVLDVPVQETITKDNVPVRVNAVVYFRVVDPVKAVTQVRNYIMATSQISQTTLRSVIGQAHLDELLSERDKLNMQLQRIIDEATDPWGIKVTAVEIKDVELPAGMQRAMAKQAEAERERRARILLAEAERQAAEKLREAAEIISEHPMALQLRTLQTISDVASDKSNVIVLTLPMEMLKLFKSLGEAAEAYKKKVEEEEKKE, from the coding sequence ATGATTCTGTCAGGAGATTTGTTCGTTATTGGAATTGTACTGCTGTTTGTGTTGATATTCTTGGCAAGCGCTATAAAGATTGTCAAGGAGTACGAGAGAGCAGTAATATTCAGACTTGGTAGAGTCGTGGGAGCTAGAGGGCCTGGGCTGTTCTTCATAATCCCGATATTCGAAAAGGCAGTTATAGTTGACCTCAGAACTCAGGTTCTTGACGTTCCAGTTCAGGAAACTATAACTAAGGATAACGTGCCAGTAAGGGTTAATGCCGTAGTTTACTTTAGAGTTGTAGATCCAGTAAAGGCCGTAACCCAAGTTAGAAACTATATAATGGCTACATCCCAGATCTCACAAACCACATTAAGGAGCGTTATAGGTCAGGCGCATCTAGATGAGCTGTTGAGCGAGAGGGATAAGCTCAACATGCAGTTACAAAGAATAATTGACGAAGCAACGGATCCCTGGGGCATAAAGGTTACTGCAGTGGAGATTAAAGATGTAGAGCTCCCAGCAGGAATGCAGAGAGCAATGGCAAAGCAAGCAGAGGCAGAGAGAGAAAGAAGAGCTAGGATCTTGCTTGCAGAGGCTGAGAGACAGGCGGCAGAGAAGCTTAGAGAGGCGGCGGAAATTATCAGCGAACATCCAATGGCCTTACAGCTTAGAACCCTGCAGACCATAAGTGATGTCGCAAGCGACAAGAGCAATGTCATCGTACTAACCCTACCAATGGAAATGCTTAAACTATTCAAGAGCTTGGGAGAGGCCGCCGAAGCGTACAAGAAGAAAGTTGAGGAAGAAGAGAAGAAGGAGTAG
- a CDS encoding NfeD family protein, with the protein MVTKMRGKFILGTLILSFLILPVLAQERVIYVAQIKGQITSYTYDQFNRYISLAEENKAEAIIIELDTPGGRGDAMMNIIQRIQQAKVPVIIYVYPPGATAASAGTYIALGSHLIAMAPGTSIGACRPILGYAQNGSIIQAPPKIVNHYVAYIKSLAQESGRNATIAEEFITKDVSLTPEEALKYGVIEIIAKDLNELLEKANGMQTKLPVNGRYVTLNFTNVKVVQLEPSLKDKVITYITDPNIAYLLLSLGIWALILGFLTPGWHVPETVGAIMIVLAIIGFGYFGYNAAGLLLIVVGMLFFVAEALTPTFGLFTVAGLISFILGGILLFGGGEVEYLVNREVFSQLRITIITIGVLLALFFAFGMAAVIKAHRRKAGTGKEEMIGLTGVVVEDLNPEGMVKVRGELWRAKSKFGKPIEKGRKVRVVDMEGLTLIVVREKEEEGGKQ; encoded by the coding sequence ATGGTGACTAAGATGAGAGGGAAGTTCATCTTGGGAACCTTAATCTTGTCATTTCTGATCCTTCCAGTCTTAGCCCAGGAGAGGGTAATTTACGTTGCTCAAATCAAGGGACAAATAACGTCATACACGTACGACCAGTTTAACAGGTACATAAGCCTTGCAGAAGAAAACAAAGCAGAAGCAATAATCATTGAACTCGATACACCAGGAGGAAGGGGAGATGCAATGATGAACATAATCCAAAGGATACAGCAAGCAAAAGTTCCCGTGATAATCTACGTCTATCCCCCAGGAGCTACCGCGGCTTCTGCTGGAACTTACATTGCCCTCGGATCTCACTTAATTGCAATGGCCCCAGGAACGAGCATAGGTGCCTGCAGGCCTATCCTGGGTTATGCCCAGAACGGTTCAATAATTCAAGCCCCTCCAAAGATAGTCAATCATTATGTAGCGTACATCAAAAGCCTAGCCCAGGAAAGTGGAAGAAACGCCACAATAGCTGAGGAGTTTATAACTAAAGATGTAAGCTTGACCCCCGAAGAAGCCCTGAAATATGGAGTAATTGAGATTATAGCTAAAGACCTCAATGAACTGCTTGAGAAAGCAAATGGTATGCAGACGAAATTACCCGTTAATGGAAGGTATGTCACCCTGAACTTCACCAACGTCAAGGTCGTCCAACTTGAACCATCCCTCAAAGATAAAGTGATAACCTACATAACTGACCCAAATATAGCTTACCTTCTCCTCTCCCTGGGGATTTGGGCCCTAATCTTAGGCTTTCTTACCCCAGGATGGCACGTGCCAGAAACAGTTGGGGCAATAATGATAGTTTTAGCAATAATAGGGTTCGGATACTTTGGCTATAACGCTGCCGGTCTGTTGTTAATAGTAGTAGGAATGTTATTCTTCGTCGCTGAGGCCCTCACTCCAACCTTTGGCTTATTTACAGTAGCAGGACTTATATCGTTCATATTGGGAGGAATACTACTGTTTGGAGGTGGGGAAGTGGAGTACCTAGTCAATAGGGAGGTCTTCTCACAACTTAGGATTACCATAATAACCATAGGAGTCCTACTTGCACTATTCTTTGCCTTTGGGATGGCCGCAGTAATAAAAGCCCATAGAAGGAAAGCAGGAACAGGAAAAGAGGAAATGATAGGTCTAACAGGAGTTGTTGTTGAAGACCTAAATCCTGAAGGCATGGTCAAGGTTAGGGGGGAGTTGTGGAGAGCAAAGAGTAAATTTGGAAAGCCCATAGAGAAAGGGAGAAAGGTTAGGGTTGTTGATATGGAGGGATTGACGCTTATTGTTGTTAGAGAAAAGGAAGAGGAAGGTGGAAAGCAATGA
- a CDS encoding NAD(P)/FAD-dependent oxidoreductase, giving the protein MRVVVIGSGTAGSNFALFMRKLDRKAKITVIGKEPTMQYSPCALPHVISGTIERPEHVIVFPNEFYKKQKIEMMLGVEAKKIDRQKKIVITDKGEVPYDKLVIATGSKAFIPPIKGVENEGVFTLKSLDDVRRIKEYITKRKPKKVVVIGAGLIGLEGAEAFAKLGMDVLVVELLEHLLPTMLDKDMAKLVQDEMEKYGVKFRFGVGVSEIIGSPVKAVKIGEEEVKADIVLVATGVRANVDLAKEAGLEVNRGIVVNEHLQTSDPDIYAIGDCAEVIDAVTGKRTLSQLGTSAVRMAKVAAEHIAGKNSVFRPVFNTAITELFGLEVGTFGITEERAKKEGIDVVVGKFKGSTKPEYYPGGKPITVKLIFRKEDRKLIGAQIVGGERVWGRIMTLSALAQKGATVEDVAYLETAYAPPISPTIDPITVAAEMAMRKFKL; this is encoded by the coding sequence ATGAGGGTAGTTGTAATAGGTTCAGGAACAGCTGGTAGCAATTTCGCACTTTTCATGAGGAAGCTCGACAGAAAGGCCAAGATAACAGTTATAGGAAAGGAGCCAACCATGCAATATTCTCCCTGTGCCTTGCCCCACGTCATAAGCGGAACAATAGAAAGGCCAGAACATGTTATAGTATTTCCAAATGAGTTCTATAAAAAGCAGAAAATTGAAATGATGCTTGGAGTTGAAGCGAAGAAGATAGACAGGCAGAAAAAGATAGTAATTACTGACAAGGGGGAAGTTCCTTACGACAAGCTCGTAATAGCAACTGGTTCTAAGGCATTTATTCCACCAATAAAGGGCGTTGAGAACGAAGGAGTATTCACGTTGAAGAGCTTGGATGATGTTAGAAGAATCAAAGAGTATATAACAAAGAGGAAGCCAAAGAAAGTCGTTGTAATAGGGGCTGGTTTAATAGGATTGGAAGGGGCGGAGGCCTTTGCAAAGCTTGGTATGGATGTTTTAGTTGTCGAACTGCTCGAGCACTTACTACCTACAATGCTCGACAAGGACATGGCAAAGCTCGTGCAGGATGAAATGGAAAAGTATGGAGTGAAGTTCAGGTTTGGTGTTGGCGTAAGTGAGATCATTGGCAGTCCAGTAAAAGCGGTAAAGATAGGGGAGGAAGAGGTTAAAGCCGATATAGTCTTGGTGGCGACCGGCGTTAGGGCAAATGTCGACCTAGCAAAGGAGGCAGGCCTAGAGGTTAATAGAGGCATTGTAGTAAACGAACACCTTCAAACAAGTGATCCTGATATATACGCTATTGGGGACTGCGCTGAAGTTATAGATGCCGTAACTGGAAAGAGAACCCTAAGTCAACTTGGAACTTCGGCAGTGAGAATGGCAAAGGTCGCTGCAGAGCATATAGCAGGTAAAAATTCCGTATTTAGACCAGTATTTAATACAGCAATTACAGAATTATTTGGTTTGGAGGTTGGAACATTTGGAATTACTGAAGAGAGAGCAAAGAAAGAGGGGATTGATGTAGTTGTAGGAAAATTCAAGGGCTCCACGAAGCCTGAGTATTACCCAGGAGGCAAACCAATAACCGTGAAGCTAATCTTTAGGAAAGAAGACAGGAAACTTATAGGAGCTCAAATAGTTGGAGGAGAGAGAGTTTGGGGAAGGATAATGACCCTCTCGGCTTTAGCTCAGAAGGGAGCAACAGTTGAGGATGTTGCTTATTTAGAAACCGCATATGCACCACCAATAAGCCCAACTATAGATCCAATCACGGTAGCCGCGGAAATGGCCATGAGAAAGTTCAAGCTCTAA